One genomic region from Marinobacter szutsaonensis encodes:
- a CDS encoding MBL fold metallo-hydrolase codes for MDIRPAATLILLRDTSEGLQVLLLQRTWKAAFMPGYFVFPGGAVDVQEPHGREHAIGPADAEISQIMSLDEGGADYMLAAVRECFEEAGILLALDEQGALVDGGHPVREERISLFKGEVSLAELCQKHALTIPLDRVAYLSHWITPPGPPRRFDTRFFVAAAPEGQDASHDGVETIDHVWIDPAEALEEHRSGKRLLGLPTIRTLRVLSDFDTTEAVMRYAHANPPEPHPSQPWPAVRKGKPVTLEPGSPAYDEAAKLDPEGEGSTRAEIVPGEAVEIAAGVLRLTAPNPGMMTGPGTNTHLLGHERFTVLDPGPNDPVHIDRILELTGGVIDQVVVTHTHIDHSPGTATLKEKTGCRVFGWPAPAGASQDQSFEPDDQPEHGDLIVTEAGLLKVLHTPGHASNHLCYLLVDQELLFSGDHIMQGSTVVINPPDGDMKAYIESLYELLTEPLNYIAPAHGFLMARPEAVIDYLITHRLSREHKVAKALKELSPVGLKDLTASAYDDVPAAIHGLAARSALAHLLKLEADGRAREEDGQWFRNDHT; via the coding sequence ATGGATATACGCCCTGCCGCCACACTGATCCTGCTACGAGACACGTCCGAGGGGCTTCAGGTTCTGCTCCTGCAACGGACCTGGAAAGCCGCTTTCATGCCCGGGTATTTTGTCTTTCCCGGTGGCGCGGTGGACGTTCAGGAACCCCATGGTCGTGAACATGCCATTGGTCCGGCGGATGCCGAGATCAGTCAGATCATGAGCCTGGATGAGGGTGGAGCGGATTATATGCTGGCTGCCGTCCGGGAGTGTTTCGAGGAGGCCGGGATTCTGCTCGCACTGGATGAGCAGGGGGCTTTGGTTGATGGCGGTCATCCGGTTCGGGAGGAGCGGATATCCCTGTTCAAGGGTGAGGTTTCGCTCGCGGAACTGTGTCAGAAACATGCCCTGACGATTCCCCTGGATCGGGTGGCTTATCTGAGCCACTGGATTACGCCGCCCGGCCCGCCACGGCGGTTCGATACCCGGTTTTTTGTGGCGGCGGCGCCGGAGGGGCAAGACGCGTCCCATGACGGGGTGGAGACCATCGATCATGTCTGGATCGATCCGGCCGAGGCCCTGGAGGAGCATCGCAGCGGCAAGCGGTTGCTGGGACTGCCGACGATCCGGACGTTGCGGGTGCTGAGCGATTTTGACACCACCGAAGCGGTCATGCGCTATGCCCACGCCAATCCACCGGAGCCTCATCCCAGTCAGCCCTGGCCGGCGGTGCGGAAGGGTAAGCCGGTCACTCTGGAGCCCGGCTCGCCGGCTTATGATGAGGCGGCCAAGCTGGATCCGGAAGGTGAAGGATCGACTCGTGCGGAGATCGTACCCGGGGAGGCGGTGGAGATTGCCGCCGGGGTGCTGCGACTGACCGCGCCAAACCCGGGCATGATGACCGGCCCGGGCACCAACACCCACCTGCTCGGTCACGAAAGGTTTACGGTCCTGGACCCCGGCCCGAATGATCCGGTCCATATCGATCGGATTCTGGAACTGACCGGGGGCGTGATCGATCAGGTGGTGGTGACCCACACCCACATTGACCATTCGCCGGGCACCGCCACGCTGAAAGAGAAAACCGGTTGCCGGGTCTTCGGCTGGCCTGCGCCTGCCGGTGCCTCCCAGGACCAGTCGTTTGAGCCTGACGATCAGCCGGAGCACGGGGATCTGATTGTTACCGAGGCCGGGCTGCTCAAGGTGCTTCATACTCCCGGCCATGCCTCGAATCATCTTTGTTACCTGCTGGTAGACCAGGAGCTGCTGTTCTCCGGGGATCACATCATGCAGGGTTCGACCGTGGTCATTAATCCGCCGGACGGCGACATGAAGGCCTACATCGAGTCGCTGTACGAGCTGCTGACAGAACCGCTGAACTATATCGCGCCGGCCCATGGTTTCCTCATGGCCCGCCCTGAGGCGGTGATCGACTACCTGATCACCCATCGGCTGTCCCGGGAGCACAAAGTGGCCAAGGCCCTCAAGGAGTTATCGCCGGTCGGCCTGAAAGACCTGACAGCGAGCGCCTACGACGATGTCCCGGCGGCGATTCACGGTCTGGCCGCCCGCTCAGCCCTCGCGCACCTGCTGAAGCTGGAAGCCGATGGTCGGGCCAGGGAAGAGGACGGGCAGTGGTTCCGTAATGATCACACCTGA
- a CDS encoding succinylglutamate desuccinylase/aspartoacylase family protein: MLFDASRTTSFLPAMAAALGLASLPVLAEDSSANAPGETAPKAVLVAELAEDEDVEDIEQSEPLDSTATEAEQEPDTDPDASEQAVREEPAQRVAPNIDLKEVVPEPAPSATVTRPEPEAGAEDETEAAPKTVQAAPEPEPEPEKASSFTLLGSEVMPGTSTRLAWSPGIQIAGLSQPTPVLVVNGVNAGPTLCLTGAVHGDELNGIEIIRRTVYDLNPEKLSGRVVGIPIVNLPGFQQASRYLPDRRDLNRHFPGSETGSLADRIAYSLFENIIRRCDMLVDIHTGSLKRTNLPQLRADMNNPDVARFTRGFDRMAVVHSTGSAGMLRTAAVQAGITTVTMEAGESHRIQEHQIEAGVNSLTSLMEKQGMISRMFVWGDPEPVYYDSDWIRANHGGILFSEVELGANVSEGEILGYVADPITNAQHPIRSTSKGRIIGMAVDQVVMAGFAAYHIGTEAEVPGE, from the coding sequence ATGCTGTTTGACGCCTCCCGAACAACGAGCTTCCTGCCGGCAATGGCCGCCGCGCTTGGCCTTGCCTCCCTGCCCGTACTGGCCGAAGACTCCTCTGCCAACGCCCCCGGCGAGACAGCCCCGAAAGCGGTCCTGGTCGCTGAATTGGCCGAGGATGAGGATGTCGAGGACATCGAGCAGTCCGAACCTCTGGATTCGACCGCAACGGAAGCGGAACAGGAACCGGACACTGATCCTGATGCCAGCGAGCAGGCTGTCCGGGAAGAGCCGGCCCAGAGGGTGGCCCCGAACATTGACCTGAAGGAGGTCGTGCCAGAGCCTGCCCCCTCAGCCACGGTGACCAGACCGGAACCGGAAGCTGGCGCGGAAGATGAAACCGAGGCGGCTCCGAAAACGGTCCAGGCCGCGCCTGAGCCTGAACCTGAGCCGGAAAAAGCCAGCAGCTTCACCCTGCTGGGCAGCGAAGTCATGCCGGGAACCTCGACCCGACTGGCCTGGTCACCGGGCATCCAGATCGCCGGGCTGTCCCAGCCTACCCCGGTGCTGGTGGTCAATGGTGTCAATGCCGGCCCCACCCTTTGCCTGACCGGAGCCGTTCATGGTGACGAACTCAACGGTATCGAGATCATCCGCCGCACGGTGTACGACCTGAACCCTGAGAAACTCAGCGGGCGCGTGGTGGGCATCCCCATCGTCAACCTGCCCGGATTCCAGCAGGCCAGCCGTTACCTGCCGGACCGGCGCGACCTGAACCGGCACTTTCCCGGCAGCGAGACCGGCAGCCTGGCAGACCGGATCGCCTACTCCCTGTTCGAGAACATCATTCGCCGTTGCGACATGCTGGTGGACATCCACACCGGTTCCCTGAAACGCACTAACCTGCCGCAGTTGCGGGCGGACATGAACAACCCGGATGTGGCCCGGTTCACCCGAGGCTTTGACCGCATGGCCGTGGTCCACAGCACCGGATCGGCCGGCATGCTCAGGACCGCGGCGGTACAGGCCGGGATTACCACAGTCACCATGGAGGCCGGCGAATCCCACCGGATCCAGGAGCATCAGATCGAGGCCGGGGTCAACAGCCTGACCAGCCTGATGGAGAAACAGGGCATGATTTCGCGGATGTTTGTCTGGGGCGACCCGGAGCCGGTCTACTACGACTCCGACTGGATCCGGGCCAACCACGGCGGCATCCTGTTCAGCGAGGTGGAGCTTGGCGCCAATGTCAGCGAGGGGGAGATCCTCGGTTATGTCGCCGATCCGATCACCAATGCCCAGCATCCGATCCGCTCAACCTCGAAAGGCCGGATCATTGGCATGGCGGTAGACCAGGTAGTGATGGCCGGCTTCGCCGCCTACCACATTGGTACAGAGGCAGAAGTGCCGGGAGAGTAG
- a CDS encoding YqaE/Pmp3 family membrane protein, translating into MDLLRILIAILLPPLGVFLQVGIGKHFWINILLTLLGYIPGIVHAVWVIAKK; encoded by the coding sequence ATGGATCTTTTGCGAATTTTGATAGCAATTTTGTTACCGCCCCTGGGCGTGTTCCTGCAGGTGGGTATCGGCAAACACTTCTGGATCAACATCCTGCTGACACTTCTGGGTTACATTCCAGGCATCGTGCATGCCGTGTGGGTGATTGCCAAGAAGTAG
- a CDS encoding thioesterase family protein, with translation MARIKLSFPDDAFVFETRMPVRITDINGANHLGNDALISMLSEARAQFLVEYGVEESDRQDIGIIITDLATMYQSESFYPDMLRFEVGLMDFNKYGGDFVFRVTKADGGQPVALAKYGFVFFDYQRRQVAPMPDSFRSRFAGSDSGDA, from the coding sequence GTGGCCCGAATCAAACTCTCCTTCCCGGACGACGCCTTCGTCTTCGAAACCAGAATGCCCGTGCGCATCACCGACATCAACGGCGCCAACCACCTCGGCAACGACGCCCTCATCTCTATGCTGTCCGAAGCCCGGGCCCAGTTTCTCGTGGAATATGGCGTGGAAGAAAGCGACCGGCAGGACATCGGCATCATCATTACCGACCTGGCGACCATGTATCAGTCCGAGTCCTTTTACCCGGACATGCTGCGCTTCGAAGTCGGCCTGATGGACTTCAACAAGTACGGCGGCGATTTCGTATTCCGGGTCACCAAGGCCGACGGCGGCCAGCCCGTGGCGCTCGCCAAGTACGGCTTCGTGTTCTTCGACTACCAGCGCCGGCAAGTGGCCCCCATGCCCGACAGCTTCCGCTCACGCTTCGCCGGCAGTGATTCAGGAGATGCCTGA